ATCAAAGATGATGAGACAGAATCTACAGAAACATCTGTCCTGAAAAGTCACCTGATTAATGAAGTTCCTGTCCTAGCAAGTCCGGACTTGCTCTCTGAAGTTTCTGAGATGAAACAAGATTTGATCAAAATGACCGCCATCTTGACCACAGATGTGTCTGATAAGGCAGGTTCTATTAAAGTGAAGGAGCTGGTGAAGGCTGCTGAGGAAGAGCCAGGAGAGCCTTTTGAAATCGTTGAAAGAGTTAAAGAGGACTTAGAGAAAGTGAATGAAATCCTGAGAAGTGGAACCTGCACAAGAGATGAAAGCAGTGTGCAGAGCTCTCGGTCTGAGAGAGGATTAGTTGAAGAGGAATGGGTTATTGTCAGTGTTGAGGAAATAGAAGAGGCTAGGCAAAAAGCACCTTTAGAAATCACTGAATATCCATGTGTAGAAGTTAGAATAGATAAAGAGATCAAAGGAAAAGTAGAGAAAGACTCAACTGGGCTAGTGAACTACCTTACTGATGATCTGAATACTTATGTGCCTCTTCCCAAAGAGCAGCTACAGACAGTTCAAGATAAGGCAGGGAAGAAATGTGAGGctctggctgttggcaggagttctgaaaaggaagggaaagacatACCCCCAGGTGAGACACAGAGTACACAGAAACAGCACAAACCAAGCTTGGGAATAAAGAAGCCagtaagaaggaaattaaaagaaaagcagaaacaaaaagaggAAGGTTTACAAGCTAGTGCAGAGAAAGCTGAACTTAAAAAAGGTAGTTCAGAAGAGTCATTAGATGAAGACCCAGGTTTAGCCCCTGAACCCCTTCCCACTGTCAAGGCCACATCTCCTTTGATAGAAGAAACTCCCATTGGTTCCATAAAGGACAAAGTAAAGGCCCTTCAGAAGCGAGTGGAAGATGAACAGAAAGGTCGAAGCAAGTTGCCCATCAGAGTCAAAGGCAAGGAGGACGTGCCAAAAAAGACCACCCACAGGACACATCCAGCTGCGTCACCCTCTCTGAAGTCAGAGAGACATGCGCCAGGGTCTCCCTCCCCTAAAACAGAAAGACACTCTActctttcctcttctgcaaaaaCTGAAAGGCACCCTCCAGTATCACCATCAAGTAAAACTGAGAAACACTCACCTGTGTCACCCTCTGCAAAAACGGAAAGACATTCACCTGCGTCATCATCGAGTAAAACTGAGAAACACTCACCTGTATCACCCTCGACAAAAACTGAAAGGCACTCTCCTGTGTCatctacaaaaacagaaagacacCCACCTGTTTCGCCTTCAGGCAAAACAGACAAACGTCCACCTGTATCGCCCTCCGGGAGGACAGAAAAACACCCGCCAGTATCGCCTGGGAGAACAGAAAAACGCTTGCCTGTTTCACCCTCCGGAAGAACGGACAAGCACCAACCTGTATCAACAGCTGGGAAAACTGAGAAGCACCTGCCCGTGTCACCTTCTGGCAAAACAGAAAAGCAACCACCTGTATCCCCCACTTCAAAAACAGAGAGGATCGAGGAAACCATGTCTGTTCGGGAGCTGATGAAGGCTTTCCAGTCAGGTCAGGACCCTTCTAAACATAAAACTGGACTCTTTGAGCACAAATCAGCAAAACAAAAGCAGCCACAAGAGAAAGGTAAAGTTCgggtagaaaaagaaaaggggccGATACTAACCCAGAGAGAAGCTCAGAAAACAGAGAATCAGACAATCAAACGAGGCCAGAGACTCCCGGTAATGGGCACAGCAGAATCCAAAAGAGGAGTTCGTGTTTCCTCCATAGGAGTTAAGAAAGAAGATGCAgctggaggaaaggagaaagttcTCAGCCACAAAATACCTGAACCTATTCAGTCAGTGCCTGAAGAAGAAAGCCACAGAGAGAGCGAAGTCCCCAAAGAAAAGATGGCTGATGAGCAGGGAGACATGGATCTACAGATCAGCCCGGATAGGAAAACCTCCACTGACTTCTCTGAGGTCATTAAGCAAGAGTTGGAAGACAATGACAAATACCAACAATTCCGCCTGAGTGAGGAGACAGAAAAGGCACAGCTTCACTTAGACCAAGTACTCACTAGTCCTTTCAACACAACATTTCCACTCGACTACATGAAAGATGAGTTCCTTCCAGCTCTGTCTTTACCAAGCGGTGCTTTAGATGGCAGTTCTGAAAGCCTAAAGAATGTGGGGGTAGCCGGCTCTCCGTGTGGCAGCCTGATGGAGGGGACCCCTCAGATTAGTTCAGAAGAAAGCTATAAGCATGAAGGCCTAGCAGAGACCCCTGAGACGAGCCCAGAAAGCCTTTCTTTCTCACCAAAGAAAAGTGAGGAGCAAACTGGGGAAACAAAGGAAAGCACCAAGACAGAAACCACCACAGAAATTCATTCAGAAAAAGAGCATCCCACGACCAAAGACATTACTGGTGGCTCTGAAGAGCGAGGTGCCACAGTCACTGAAGACTCAGAGACCTCTACTGAGAGTTTTCAGAAAGAGGCCACTCTAGGCTCTCCCAAAGACACAAGCCCTAAAAGAGAAGATGATTGCACAGGCAGCTGTAGTGTAGCATTAGCTAAAGAGACACCTACAGGACTGACTGAGGAGGCAGCCTGTGATGAAGGTCAACGTACCTTTGGTAGTTCAGCCCACAAGACACAAACTGATAGTGAGGCTCAGGAATCTACAGCTACCTCAGACGAGACAAAGGCCTTGCCGCTGCCTGAGGCTTCTGTAAAGACAGATACAGGAACTGAATCAAAACCTCAGGGAGCCATTAGAAGTCCCCAAGGGTTAGAACTTGCACTTCCTAGCCGAGATAGCGAAGTCCTCAGCGCTGTGGCTGATGACTCATTAGCAGTGAGCCACAAAGACTCTCTGGAAGCCAGCCCTGTGCTAGAAGATAACTCTTCACACAAAACCCCTGATTCTCTGGAGCCAAGTCCTCTGAAAGAATCCCCTTGCCGTGACTCTCTGGAAAGCAGCCCTGTTGAAccaaagatgaaggctggaattTTTCCAAGTCACTTTCCTCTTCCTGCAGCTGTTGCCAAAACAGAACTCTTGACGGAAGTGGCCTCTGTGCGGTCCCGGCTACTCCGAGACCCTGATGGCAGTGCTGAGGATGACAGTCTTGAGCAGACATCGCTCATGGAGAGCTCAGGGAAGAGCCCCCTTTCTCCTGACACCCCCAGCTCTGAAGAAGTCAGCTATGAGGTTACACCCAAAACCACAGATGTAAGTACACCAAAACCAGCTGTGATTCATGAATGTGCAGAGGAGGATGATTCAGAAAACGGGGAGAAAAAGAGGTTCACACCTGAAGAGGAGATGTTTAAAATGGTAACCAAAATCAAAATGTTTGATGAACTTGAACAAGAAGCAAAGCAGAAAAGGGACTACAAAAAAGAACCCAAACAAGAAGAATCTTCTTCATCTTCTGACCCAGATGCTGACTGTTCAGTAGATGTGGATGAACCAAAACATACAGGCAGTGGGGAGGATGAAGGTGGTGTCCCTGTGTTAGTAACTTCGGAGAGCAGGGAGGTGTCTTCCTCCTCAGAAAGTGAACCTGAGTTGGCACAGCTTAAAAAAGGTGCTGACTCAGGCCTTTTACCAGAACCAGTGATTCAAGTACAACCTCCTTCTCCACTTCCATCAAGCATGGACTCCAATTCCAGTCCAGAAGAAGTACAATTCCAGCCTGTCGTTTCCAAACAATATACTTTCAAGATGAATGAAGATACTCAGGAAGAGCCAGGTaaatcagaagaagaaaaagattctGAATCCCATTTAGCTGAAGACAGTCATGCTGTTTCCACTGAGGCTGAAGACAGGTCTTATGATAAGCTAAACAGAGACACTGATCAGCCAAAAATCTGTGATGGCCATGGATGTGAGGCCATGAGTCCTAGCAGCTCAGCCGCTCCTGTCTCTTCAGGTCTACAGAGTCCGACTGGTGATGATGTTGATGAACAGCCAGTCATCTATAAAGAATCATTAGCTCTCCAAGGCACTCATGAAAAAGACACAGAAGGAGAAGAGCTTGATGTTTCTAGAGCAGAATCTCCACAAGCAGATTGCCCCAGTGAAAGCTTTTCATCTTCATCCTCTTTGCCTCATTGTTCGGTATCTGAAGGAAAAGAATTAGATGAAGACATATCTGCCACATCTTCTATTCAAAAAACAGAGGTCACAAAAACTGATGAAACATTTGAGACCTTACCAAAGGACTGCCCCTCTCAAGACTCATCCATTACTACTCAAACAGATAGATTTTCCATGGATGTTCCCGTGTCTGACCTAGCTGAGACTGATGAAATCTATGATCCACAAATCACTAGCCCTTATGAAAATGTCCCTTCCCAATCTTTTTTCTCTAGTGAAGAAAGCAAAACCCAAACAGATGCAAATCACACCACAAGTTTTCACTCTTCTGAAGTGTATTCTGTTACCATCACATCCCCTGTTGAAGATGTTGTAGTGGCAAGCTCCTCTAGTGGAACTGTTTTAAGCAAAGAATCTAATTTTGAGGGCCAGGACATAAAAATGGAATCCCAACAGGAAAGTACCTTGTGGGAAATGCAATCAGACAGTGTCTCTTCATCTTTCGAGCCTACTATGTCCGCTACAACAGCAGTTGTTGGTGAACAAATAAGCAAAGTCATCATCACAAAAACTGATGTGGATTCTGATTCTTGGAGTGAAATTCGGGAAGACGATGAAGCCTTTGAGGCTCGTGTGAAAGAGGAAGAACAAAAGATATTTGGTTTGATGGTAGACAGACAATCACAGGGTACCACCCCTGACACCACTCCTGCTAGGACCCCAACTGAAGAGGGGACCCCAACAAGTGAGCAAAACCCATTTCTGTTTCAGGaaggaaaattgtttgaaatgACCCGAAGTGGTGCCATTGATATGACCAAAAGGTCCTATGCAGATGAAAGTTTTCACTTTTTCCAAATTGGTCAAGAATCCAGGGAAGAGACTCTCTCTGAAGATGTGAAAGAAGGGGCTACTGGGGCTGAGCCCCTACCGCTGGAGACATCGGCTGAATCACTAGCACTTTCAGAATCAAAAGAAACAGTGGATGATAAGGCAGACTTACTTCCAGATGACCTCAGTGAGGAAGTAGAGGAAATACCTGCTTCGGATGCTCAACTTAACTCCCAAATGGGGATTTCAGCCTCCACTGAAACACCTACAAAAGAGGCTGTTAGTGTAGGGACCAAGGACCTCCCCACCGTGCAAACGGGTGATATACCTCCTCTGTCTGGTGTAAAGCAGATATCCTGCCCTGACTCTTCTGAACCAGCTGTACAAGTCCAGTTAGATTTTTCCACACTCACCAGGTCTGTTTATTCAGATAGGGGTGATGATTCTCCTGATTCTTCCCCAGAAGAACAGAAATCAGTAATCGAAATTCCTACTGCACCCATGGAGAATGTGCCTTCTACTGAAAGCAAATCCAAAATTCCTGTAAGGACTATGCCCACTTCCACCCCAGCACCTCCATCTGCAGAGTATGAGAGTTCACTTTCTGAAGATTTTCTATCCAGTgtagatgaggaaaataaggaGGATGAAGCAAAACCAAAGTCCAAACTCCCTGTCAAAGTACCCCTCCAAAGAGTTGAACAGCAGCTCTCAGATCTAGACACCTCTGTCCAGAAGACAGTGGCTCCTCAGGGACAGGACATGACAAGCATCGCACCAGATAATAGAAGCAAATCTGAATCTGATGCTAGTTCTTTGGACTCAAAGACCAAATGCCCAGTAAAAACCCGAAGTTACactgagacagaaacagagagcagAGAGAGGGCCGAGGAACTTGAGTTAGAATCAGAAGAAGGGGCCACAAGACCAAAGATACTTACATCCCGATTGCCAGTTAAGAGCAGAAGCACTACATCTTCCTGCAGGGGGGGCACGAGCCCCACAAAAGAAAGTAAGGAGCATTTCTTTGACCTTTACAGAAATTCCATAGAATTCTTTGAGGAGATTAGTGATGAGGCTTCCAAGTTAGTGGATAGGCTGACACAGTCAGAGAGGGAGCAGGAAATAGTTTCAGACGATGAAAGTAGTAGTGCCCTGGAAGTATCAGTAATTGAAAATCTGCCACCTGTTGAGACCGAGCACTCAGTTCCTGAGGACATCTTTGACACAAGGCCCATTTGGGATGAGTCTATTGAGACTCTGATTGAACGCATCCCTGATGAAAATGGCCATGACCATGCTGAAGGTATTTGCCAGCCACCGGGATTCCCTGTGCTACGCATGTCATAAAATTGATAtagtttttttgtatgtttgttttatttgatgATTTGTGTCTCATTTTCTTTAAGCTTTCTGTAGTGGCTAATGTGTTTGTGTAAGCCCTTTGTGTTTTGTGCTTTCTCTGTATACTCTTGTCTAAGAAAACAATCTCAAGATTGAGTAATGAGAATGCTTATGGAAAACATAAACATAATAACCGGGCAACAGTGATCTTGCCTTTCTTTAGCCTCTGCACGTAATAAGGCCATGCGAGCTTTGAGTTTTGTTGTTCTGAAGTCCCAAGCTTAGACTCAAATTAAGCACTTTTGCAcataaatatattgtattttgtttCATAGTATGAAGACATTGCTTTTCTTCTTACCTttgcatactttaaaataatttgtacttACAATTTTGTAATCATTAGGAAGCCATTTGCTTGAGAAGATTTCACATAACATGAAATTCTAATTGTTGTGGATCTGTTTTTGATTCAGAAAGGTTGGATTTCAGATACCATTGGTAAATACTTTAAGCAAACAAACCTAAGGTAAAAATATGCTTTTCATTTATGTGGTAGATGAATGGAGAATGTACTCTCATTAGATGCAGCAGACAACAAAAACTCAAACTTTGCACAGTTTAAGTTGACTGTGAGGGGATGATGGCTCTTTGACttataaaaaaggaaaccatAGATGGCTTTGAAAAGTAGCCTGTGTTCTTCCAATATCTCTACAATGAAGACTGTCATTCTTAAATTGAGGTTATACAAACTTTCCTATACCATGGTCTAAAATGCTGCCTATCAATCAGTGGGAGTTAAACATGAATGGGAAAATTATAGTTTATAGGAGTGAGTAGTATATAAGCTTAATAGCAAGAAGGCAGAAACTTTGCCCAAAAGACATATATGCATACAGATacaatatacacataaaaatgcaTATGCTTTTATCCTCGTTTCTCCAGGGTCACCAGGACCAAATGTTGTTTCTGGCCACACTAATCAGGATGGCCTGATCAGCTCATGATCAACATCTCTTGTGAATCTCTGATGTGATTCCTTTCAGACATGACCTGGAAATGATCTATCCCTCCACAAGCAATAATAGGAGGTCCTAGCCAATTGCTCTACTTCTGCATCCCATTTATGATTTCTCTGGTGTTTCATGAACAAGATGGTGGTCTTCTTGGTGGGCAGTATTCTCTCCAATAATTTAAAAGTCATAAGATTACTAGAAATCAGCAACTTATATAATTATGTCTAGTAACTAGTCTTGATTAAAGAGATATGGAAGCAGATGGTTTTCATGATTCATATTAGATCTATTCCCCATTCCACCCCAGAAATCAGACACACAATATGATCTGAAATGTAGTATCTAGTTTGTGCTTTCACATATTTGGAGAAGTGACTTCCTTTCTTTGAATGAATCAGTACTGTGGTTCCTCTCCTGTCATAGACAACCTTTGGCCATTCTGTTTTTGACCTTCTCCAGATCCACAGGATGAGCAGGAACGGATCGAGGAAAGGCTGGCTTATATTGCTGATCACCTTGGCTTCAGCTGGACAGGTAAAAAGAATGTGACCCAGGTTTTCAACAAAACCTGACATAGATGCATCAGTCAGGTGTCATTCACAGCATAAAAGGTACCCCCCACTTTCTTGAGAAAGAATACATGAAAAGAAGAATAAACTAAGAACTAGAAAACCTGGGCTCTGCATCAGCTAATGGTATAGCCCAGGGCAGGCCTTTTATCGTCTCTGAAATTTAGAATAATAGAACTTTCTATTTGAAGATTTAGAGAATATACCAACCTTCAGGAACCTCCATTGGCAGTTGTGGATATCTAAATTTGGGGGAGATTATTatgtttcaaaatcatttttagatgtaatttttatcaaatttaatGTGAGATTTAACCAGGGCTCCTTCTTTTAGATACCTTATGTCAAAAATCTTCATAGTAAACAACACTAAAAATTGCTTTGGGTAAGTGTTAAAACACACATGAATGAGATATTTCACTAATATTTTTGAGAGATGAGAGTGTTTAAGTATAgaaattttatgttaataatttattaaggaaaagtGAATTCTAAAATCACTATACTTTATTTACGCATTATGATTTgtatgtttcaaaaactatacATTTTCATCTACTTGTGACTTAACCTATTAAAGCAAGATTCtcagtctggctttttttttttttaatatcacttGTGACTACTTCAAAGAGACAAACAttgtaaaataatattcttttcctttccatttcttagaTTTGGTGATGAATAGGAGCCCATAATACTCATAAAGATAACTACTAATTTAGAGTACATGACTGGAAACAGGAGAAGTGGCCACTTTCtcacttttaataattttaaagtaattcttaCATACTGATCAGACTTAACTAATTCGGGGTTTTAAGGGAGAGAATGATACCAAACTATCCATGATTGACTTACTAGATAACattcagaattatttattttggtttttaaatatgtttgtatcCATATCTACATAGTAAAtgcaatatgtatatatttggtaaaaattCAAATCCTACCACCATATAGAATGAAAAGTGAATATGACTCTCACACCTACTTCTGTCTTCTAGCCATGTGCCTCAGAAGTAACTGCTAATATTTTCTCatgcttttagaaaaaatatacagTGCCTATATTTATGCCTGttatttaaaagtaagaaaagttttactgaataatattcctcatAAGTAGTCCATTAACATATACACgtgtatttcattcttttaagtGGGTATTTAATTCCACTATATGGAGGTTCCATAATTTTATCAATGGCCTTTGTTGATGGGCTTTAGGTCGTTTCCCAGTAACGGCAGTAAATATTCTTGTGCATTGGTATATTTTTGTGAGTTTATCTATAGGGCATATtcttagaagtagaattgctggggaaaagatatgtatatttttaattttgaaagatattGTCAAATTGCCTTCAAAAGAGGTCACCCTAtttacccacacacacatacacacaccccataaTGTATAAGCATCCATAtgtaatagttttttgtttgttattttgtttttgttttgttttgttttatagagacaggatcatgctctgctgcctaggccagagtgtagtggcacaatcatagctcactgtaacctcaaactccctggctcaagtgatcctcctgccccagccttctgagtagctaggacctcAGGCaaacactaccacacccagctaattttttaaaattattttttgtggaaatgatgtttttctatgttgctcaggctagtcttgagcttctggcctcaagcaatccctaccacctcagcctcctaaagttctaggattacaggcatgagctactgggcCCACCCAATCCATATGGAAGGTTAATAGAATTCAAAGGAAAACTTTGTGTCTTCTTCCCTGGATCAATTAATGCTTCCTCGACCTCTTATTCAGTTGACATCAAATCAAAGAAAGGCATTTATCCAACCACCATAATATAGCTACAACTAGTATTTATCAAAGTATCCAGAAACAGGATTTATAATACTCAAAACATCACCTATGTTAATTAAAGGGAGAAAcgtttttttctcttgttatcagtcatttattttccattatcTTGCTTAAAAATATAAGCAAGTATTAATGATCTCATTTGCATTTTGGAATCAGATGGGCCTGAGTTATACATATCTTATCATCGCTGCCTCACACTTACTATTTTCACTATGCAGTGATcaattctatacccagttttaGGGAAAAAATCCATAATTAGTACTAGAAGAACAAAGGCATATAAGAGTTACTtctaatatgtagaaattaaGGAACCCAAATACTCACCACAATATAAAGAACACATCATTTacaaaatcacaaagcaaaatgtaGAGACTGAAACCTTGAAGTTAATGAGTTTACAAAGTAGTATTTTATCTTCTAGAATTAGCAAGAGAACTGGATTTCACTGAGGAGCAAATTCATCAAATTCGAATTGAAAATCCCAACTCTCTTCAAGACCAGAGTCATGCACTGTTGAAGTACTGGCTAGAGAGGGATGGGAAACATGCTACAGGTAAGTGGGGAACTATATGTATATTGGGCTAAAGTTGGACATGTCTTGCTCAACAACTGCATCTTGCAAATTCAGTAAAATAGCAAAGAAGCAAATGCCATTAATCTGCAGTACAGCGGGTCCTTGAGTAATATCATTTTGTTCAGTGTCATTTCCttataacattgatgagaaaaaagaatcaattcCCAGCAAGGCCACTGTctgtgtatagtttgtgtatcCTCCCCATGTCTGTGTAGCTTTTCCCCCAGTACtccagtttcctcccacatcccagagATGTGCACATCAGTTTCACTGGTGTTTCTACAGTATCCCATtctgagtgagtgtgggtgtgtgtgagtgcccCCTGCAATGGGATGGCATTATCTCCCAGCTTGGTTCCCATGCAAAGTGCTCTGAGCTGCTGGGTTAAGTTCCAGCCACTTGAGACCCTGAACTGAATAAGGGGATTgggaaaagaatgaatgaattgatacAAATTGTTGTCAAATGAA
This genomic interval from Gorilla gorilla gorilla isolate KB3781 chromosome 3, NHGRI_mGorGor1-v2.1_pri, whole genome shotgun sequence contains the following:
- the ANK2 gene encoding ankyrin-2 isoform X9 — translated: MTTMLQKSDSNASFLRAARAGNLDKVVEYLKGGIDINTCNQNGLNALHLAAKEGHVGLVQELLGRGSSVDSATKKGNTALHIASLAGQAEVVKVLVKEGANINAQSQNGFTPLYMAAQENHIDVVKYLLENGANQSTATEDGFTPLAVALQQGHNQAVAILLENDTKGKVRLPALHIAARKDDTKSAALLLQNDHNADVQSKSGFTPLHIAAHYGNVNVATLLLNRGAAVDFTARNGITPLHVASKRGNTNMVKLLLDRGGQIDAKTRDGLTPLHCAARSGHDQVVELLLERGAPLLARTKNGLSPLHMAAQGDHVECVKHLLQHKAPVDDVTLDYLTALHVAAHCGHYRVTKLLLDKRANPNARALNGFTPLHIACKKNRIKVMELLVKYGASIQAITESGLTPIHVAAFMGHLNIVLLLLQNGASPDVTNIRGETALHMAARAGQVEVVRCLLRNGALVDARAREEQTPLHIASRLGKTEIVQLLLQHMAHPDAATTNGYTPLHISAREGQVDVASVLLEAGAAHSLATKKGFTPLHVAAKYGSLDVAKLLLQRRAAADSAGKNGLTPLHVAAHYDNQKVALLLLEKGASPHATAKNGYTPLHIAAKKNQMQIASTLLNYGAETNIVTKQGVTPLHLASQEGHTDMVTLLLDKGANIHMSTKSGLTSLHLAAQEDKVNVADILTKHGADQDAHTKLGYTPLIVACHYGNVKMVNFLLKQGANVNAKTKNGYTPLHQAAQQGHTHIINVLLQHGAKPNATTANGNTALAIAKRLGYISVVDTLKVVTEEVTTTTTTITEKHKLNVPETMTEVLDVSDEEGDDTMTGDGGEYLRPEDLKELGDDSLPSSQFLDGMNYLRYSLEGGRSDSLRSFSSDRSHTLSHASYLRDSAVMDDSVVIPSHQVSTLAKEAERNSYRLSWGTENLDNVALSSSPIHSGRASPCLERDNSSFLVSFMVDARGGAMRGCRHNGLRIIIPPRKCTAPTRVTCRLVKRHRLATMPPMVEGEGLASRLIEVGPSGAQFLGKLHLPTAPPPLNEGESLVSRILQLGPPGTKFLGPVIVEIPHFAALRGKERELVVLRSENGDSWKEHFCDYTEDELNEILNGMDEVLDSPEDLEKKRICRIITRDFPQYFAVVSRIKQDSNLIGPEGGVLSSTVVPQVQAVFPEGALTKRIRVGLQAQPMHSELVKKILGNKATFSPIVTLEPRRRKFHKPITMTIPVPKASSDVMLNGFGGDAPTLRLLCSITGGTTPAQWEDITGTTPLTFVNECVSFTTNVSARFWLIDCRQIQESVTFASQVYREIICVPYMAKFVVFAKSHDPIEARLRCFCMTDDKVDKTLEQQENFAEVARSRDVEVLEGKPIYVDCFGNLVPLTKSGQHHIFSFFAFKENRLPLFVKVRDTTQEPCGRLSFMKEPKSTRGLVHQAICNLNITLPIYTKESESDQEQEEEIDMTSEKNDETESTETSVLKSHLINEVPVLASPDLLSEVSEMKQDLIKMTAILTTDVSDKAGSIKVKELVKAAEEEPGEPFEIVERVKEDLEKVNEILRSGTCTRDESSVQSSRSERGLVEEEWVIVSVEEIEEARQKAPLEITEYPCVEVRIDKEIKGKVEKDSTGLVNYLTDDLNTYVPLPKEQLQTVQDKAGKKCEALAVGRSSEKEGKDIPPGETQSTQKQHKPSLGIKKPVRRKLKEKQKQKEEGLQASAEKAELKKGSSEESLDEDPGLAPEPLPTVKATSPLIEETPIGSIKDKVKALQKRVEDEQKGRSKLPIRVKGKEDVPKKTTHRTHPAASPSLKSERHAPGSPSPKTERHSTLSSSAKTERHPPVSPSSKTEKHSPVSPSAKTERHSPASSSSKTEKHSPVSPSTKTERHSPVSSTKTERHPPVSPSGKTDKRPPVSPSGRTEKHPPVSPGRTEKRLPVSPSGRTDKHQPVSTAGKTEKHLPVSPSGKTEKQPPVSPTSKTERIEETMSVRELMKAFQSGQDPSKHKTGLFEHKSAKQKQPQEKGKVRVEKEKGPILTQREAQKTENQTIKRGQRLPVMGTAESKRGVRVSSIGVKKEDAAGGKEKVLSHKIPEPIQSVPEEESHRESEVPKEKMADEQGDMDLQISPDRKTSTDFSEVIKQELEDNDKYQQFRLSEETEKAQLHLDQVLTSPFNTTFPLDYMKDEFLPALSLPSGALDGSSESLKNVGVAGSPCGSLMEGTPQISSEESYKHEGLAETPETSPESLSFSPKKSEEQTGETKESTKTETTTEIHSEKEHPTTKDITGGSEERGATVTEDSETSTESFQKEATLGSPKDTSPKREDDCTGSCSVALAKETPTGLTEEAACDEGQRTFGSSAHKTQTDSEAQESTATSDETKALPLPEASVKTDTGTESKPQGAIRSPQGLELALPSRDSEVLSAVADDSLAVSHKDSLEASPVLEDNSSHKTPDSLEPSPLKESPCRDSLESSPVEPKMKAGIFPSHFPLPAAVAKTELLTEVASVRSRLLRDPDGSAEDDSLEQTSLMESSGKSPLSPDTPSSEEVSYEVTPKTTDVSTPKPAVIHECAEEDDSENGEKKRFTPEEEMFKMVTKIKMFDELEQEAKQKRDYKKEPKQEESSSSSDPDADCSVDVDEPKHTGSGEDEGGVPVLVTSESREVSSSSESEPELAQLKKGADSGLLPEPVIQVQPPSPLPSSMDSNSSPEEVQFQPVVSKQYTFKMNEDTQEEPGKSEEEKDSESHLAEDSHAVSTEAEDRSYDKLNRDTDQPKICDGHGCEAMSPSSSAAPVSSGLQSPTGDDVDEQPVIYKESLALQGTHEKDTEGEELDVSRAESPQADCPSESFSSSSSLPHCSVSEGKELDEDISATSSIQKTEVTKTDETFETLPKDCPSQDSSITTQTDRFSMDVPVSDLAETDEIYDPQITSPYENVPSQSFFSSEESKTQTDANHTTSFHSSEVYSVTITSPVEDVVVASSSSGTVLSKESNFEGQDIKMESQQESTLWEMQSDSVSSSFEPTMSATTAVVGEQISKVIITKTDVDSDSWSEIREDDEAFEARVKEEEQKIFGLMVDRQSQGTTPDTTPARTPTEEGTPTSEQNPFLFQEGKLFEMTRSGAIDMTKRSYADESFHFFQIGQESREETLSEDVKEGATGAEPLPLETSAESLALSESKETVDDKADLLPDDLSEEVEEIPASDAQLNSQMGISASTETPTKEAVSVGTKDLPTVQTGDIPPLSGVKQISCPDSSEPAVQVQLDFSTLTRSVYSDRGDDSPDSSPEEQKSVIEIPTAPMENVPSTESKSKIPVRTMPTSTPAPPSAEYESSLSEDFLSSVDEENKEDEAKPKSKLPVKVPLQRVEQQLSDLDTSVQKTVAPQGQDMTSIAPDNRSKSESDASSLDSKTKCPVKTRSYTETETESRERAEELELESEEGATRPKILTSRLPVKSRSTTSSCRGGTSPTKESKEHFFDLYRNSIEFFEEISDEASKLVDRLTQSEREQEIVSDDESSSALEVSVIENLPPVETEHSVPEDIFDTRPIWDESIETLIERIPDENGHDHAEDPQDEQERIEERLAYIADHLGFSWTELARELDFTEEQIHQIRIENPNSLQDQSHALLKYWLERDGKHATDTNLVECLTKINRMDIVHLMETNTEPLQERISHSYAEIEQTITLDHSEGFSVLQEELCTAQHKQKEEQAVSKESETCDHPPIVSEEDISVGYSTFQDGVPKTEGDSSATALFPQTHKDEVQQDFSGKMQDLPEESSLEYQQEYFVTTPGTEASETQKAMIVPSSPSKTPEEVSTPAEEEKLYLQTPTSSERGGSPIIQEPEEPSEHREESSPRKTSLVIVESADNQPETCERLDEDAAFEKELTEELGELEASSDEEAMVTTRVVRRRVIIQGDDMPEIPPETVTEEEYIDEHGHTVVKKVTRKIIRRYVSSEGAEKEEIMVQGMPQEPVNIEEGDGYSKVIKRVVLKSDTEQSEVTLCEPSVLSSTSQFQAEPVEGRRVSKVVKTTVVRGERMEKHLGDSSLATDLPSAKDDFEEDNNE